One window from the genome of Bacilli bacterium encodes:
- a CDS encoding Asp23/Gls24 family envelope stress response protein, giving the protein MAIDKLTPYGGINISIEAVASVAAEAALGCYGVVGLTKKDESLVDNINVLLKRENFTEGVEARRTRDGYVVDIYVILAYGVKITEIVAEIQKRVKYVLEQTFDIRFFAINVYIQGIKVM; this is encoded by the coding sequence ATGGCGATAGATAAGTTAACTCCGTACGGAGGAATTAACATATCAATTGAAGCAGTTGCCTCGGTAGCGGCGGAGGCCGCACTTGGTTGCTATGGCGTAGTTGGTTTAACCAAAAAAGATGAATCTCTGGTCGATAATATTAATGTGCTTTTAAAAAGGGAGAACTTTACCGAGGGCGTTGAAGCCCGCCGCACCCGTGATGGGTATGTGGTTGATATATATGTTATCTTAGCTTATGGAGTCAAAATTACGGAGATTGTTGCGGAAATACAGAAGCGGGTCAAGTATGTACTTGAACAAACTTTTGACATCCGCTTTTTTGCAATCAACGTTTACATTCAAGGCATTAAGGTAATGTAG